A portion of the Mycoplasmopsis mustelae genome contains these proteins:
- a CDS encoding valine--tRNA ligase, translating into MNKNYDHKLVEKDIEAKWRTKKFFMTHDESKKPFSILLPPPNVTGKLHLGHALDSYIPDSIIRFKKLKGYDVMWVPGMDHAGIATQSKVEDVLMQTENKTRHDLGRQAFIARIWDWKEQHAQIFVQQWYKMGLALDYQNLHFTLDQQTNQAVQKVFIELYNKGYLYKDFRAISWDIKLQTALSNIEVNNVPTPQKMYYIKYKIHNSDDSLTIATVRTETLLSDVAVVYNPNDHRYQKYQGMFVEHPLTKKLLPILADRYVDPKFGSGLMKLSAHAEADIEIIRKLNLKIIETIDKNGFINCPQSQFDKMERFEARQAIANYLQENGYITKIEDVISNVAVSDRSKTVIETLLLPQWFVKMDHFAKLVLKNLSSKQSVKFFPVRLKKTIRQWMQNLHDWTISRQLWWGHQIPAWYKNNEIKVQIESPGEGWIQDHDVLDTWFSSGIAPFAFLNWPKKNQILNRFYPTSLLVTGYDIIFFWVARMYFFGLEFMKQIPFKQLLFHGLIRAEDGRKMSKSFNNGVDPMQLIDEYGSDALRWFLITNSAPGMDIRFSKEKIEAAWRINNKLWNIANFIKDLPINSDNTLSNADKWILNKLANLSKNITKLMQKYDFAVVGSLIYKFIFSDLSGWYVEFLKTQNKNQAHKIFKQVLIILHPFLPFITDRLFNQIYNSELLEQSWPRFKQFKEVEYIDEVIKITTQLRKYREENAISKKEILTYHYQSDLNQTAIEMINKLAYAQTKINVDFLISIDGKKLYIKMDEVLKQKNKTDLIKKIDQTKFEIERAEKMLTNTRFIESAPAEKVQLEREKLQKYQSDLQKYEEELKWKY; encoded by the coding sequence ATGAATAAAAATTACGATCATAAGTTAGTAGAAAAAGATATTGAAGCAAAATGAAGAACTAAAAAATTTTTTATGACTCATGACGAGTCTAAAAAACCTTTTTCCATCTTATTACCACCGCCCAATGTAACCGGAAAATTACACCTAGGTCATGCTTTAGATTCATATATACCCGATAGCATCATTCGTTTTAAGAAATTGAAAGGTTATGATGTTATGTGAGTTCCGGGAATGGATCATGCTGGAATCGCAACTCAGTCTAAAGTTGAAGATGTCTTAATGCAAACCGAGAATAAAACCAGGCACGATTTAGGCCGTCAGGCATTTATTGCTCGGATTTGAGATTGAAAAGAACAACATGCACAAATCTTCGTGCAACAGTGGTATAAAATGGGATTAGCATTAGACTATCAAAATTTACACTTCACTTTAGATCAACAGACAAATCAAGCGGTGCAAAAAGTATTTATTGAGTTATATAACAAAGGTTATTTATACAAGGACTTTCGTGCAATTAGTTGAGATATCAAATTACAAACCGCACTTTCAAATATTGAAGTAAATAATGTCCCCACTCCCCAAAAAATGTATTATATAAAATACAAAATTCATAATAGTGATGACTCTTTGACGATTGCAACTGTACGAACCGAAACTTTATTAAGTGATGTTGCGGTGGTTTATAACCCAAATGATCATAGATACCAAAAATATCAAGGAATGTTTGTAGAACACCCTTTAACGAAAAAATTATTACCAATTTTAGCTGATAGATATGTTGATCCTAAATTTGGAAGTGGTCTAATGAAGCTTTCGGCACACGCAGAAGCCGACATTGAAATTATCAGAAAACTCAATTTAAAAATAATTGAAACAATTGATAAAAACGGTTTTATTAATTGTCCACAAAGTCAATTCGACAAAATGGAGCGCTTTGAAGCAAGGCAAGCAATTGCAAATTATTTACAAGAAAACGGATATATTACAAAAATTGAAGATGTTATATCAAATGTGGCTGTTTCTGATCGCTCTAAAACCGTTATAGAAACCTTACTCTTGCCGCAATGATTTGTTAAAATGGATCATTTTGCTAAATTAGTTCTTAAAAATTTATCAAGCAAACAAAGTGTTAAATTCTTCCCTGTTAGACTCAAAAAAACCATACGTCAATGAATGCAAAATTTACATGATTGAACTATTTCACGCCAGTTATGATGAGGACACCAAATTCCTGCTTGATATAAAAACAATGAAATCAAAGTACAAATCGAAAGTCCAGGAGAAGGTTGAATTCAGGACCATGATGTTTTAGATACATGATTTTCATCAGGTATCGCGCCATTTGCGTTCTTGAATTGACCAAAAAAAAATCAAATATTAAACAGATTTTATCCAACATCGCTGTTAGTTACCGGGTATGATATTATTTTTTTTTGAGTGGCCAGAATGTACTTTTTTGGTTTAGAATTTATGAAACAAATTCCATTTAAACAACTACTATTTCACGGTTTAATTCGTGCTGAAGATGGACGTAAGATGTCTAAATCTTTTAATAATGGTGTAGATCCGATGCAACTAATCGATGAATATGGTTCTGATGCACTTCGTTGATTTTTGATAACCAATTCAGCACCAGGAATGGATATTCGTTTTTCAAAAGAAAAAATTGAAGCCGCTTGACGGATCAACAATAAATTATGAAATATAGCAAATTTTATTAAAGACTTACCTATAAATTCTGATAATACTTTATCTAATGCTGATAAATGAATTTTAAATAAACTTGCTAATTTGTCAAAAAACATTACAAAATTAATGCAAAAATACGATTTTGCTGTGGTAGGAAGTTTGATTTATAAATTCATTTTTAGTGATTTAAGTGGTTGATATGTAGAATTTCTAAAAACACAAAACAAAAATCAAGCACACAAAATTTTTAAACAAGTTTTAATTATTTTACATCCGTTCCTACCATTTATTACAGATCGTTTGTTTAATCAAATATATAACAGCGAATTATTAGAACAAAGTTGACCACGATTTAAACAATTTAAAGAAGTGGAATATATTGATGAAGTAATCAAAATAACCACACAACTAAGAAAATACCGTGAAGAAAATGCAATTTCTAAAAAAGAAATCCTTACATATCATTATCAAAGCGATTTAAACCAAACCGCGATAGAAATGATTAATAAACTTGCATATGCACAAACCAAAATTAATGTAGATTTTTTAATTAGCATTGACGGCAAGAAGTTATACATTAAAATGGATGAAGTTTTAAAACAAAAAAATAAAACGGATTTAATTAAAAAAATCGATCAAACCAAATTTGAAATAGAACGCGCCGAAAAGATGTTGACAAATACTCGTTTTATTGAATCAGCACCAGCGGAAAAAGTCCAATTAGAACGAGAAAAATTACAAAAATATCAATCCGACTTACAAAAATACGAAGAGGAGCTTAAATGAAAATATTAA
- a CDS encoding bifunctional 5,10-methylenetetrahydrofolate dehydrogenase/5,10-methenyltetrahydrofolate cyclohydrolase produces MKILSGVELAQAELLKLKNEIAQLSDEDKPILSIVQVGDNPASNKYVTSKLKKCREIGLIGHLHKFPETITQKLLLKKLDHINETSSGVIIQLPLPDHIPQQVILDAVPHEKDIDGLSSRNEFLLYNDVPEKHFIPATARAILELLEHHNIDVKDKKVCVVGRSKVVGKPIAHLIKRMGADVATFNERTGLKGVESGDIVIVAIGEAKHVKAHNLKEGAIVIDVGTNLDNKLTETLAGDVDFESVKDKVSAITPVPGGVGPVTVVSLLKNLMDIIR; encoded by the coding sequence ATGAAAATATTAAGTGGTGTTGAATTAGCGCAAGCTGAATTATTAAAATTAAAAAACGAAATCGCACAATTAAGCGATGAAGACAAACCTATTTTATCTATCGTACAAGTAGGGGACAACCCTGCTTCAAATAAATATGTTACCTCAAAACTAAAAAAATGCCGTGAAATTGGTTTAATTGGACATTTACACAAATTTCCAGAAACTATTACACAAAAACTTTTACTAAAAAAATTAGATCATATCAATGAAACATCATCTGGTGTCATCATTCAACTTCCGCTACCAGATCATATTCCACAACAGGTAATCTTAGATGCAGTACCACACGAAAAAGACATCGATGGATTATCATCACGTAATGAATTTTTACTTTATAATGATGTTCCGGAAAAACACTTTATTCCTGCTACAGCGCGTGCAATTTTAGAATTATTAGAACATCACAATATTGATGTCAAAGATAAAAAAGTTTGTGTAGTTGGTCGTTCCAAAGTGGTTGGCAAGCCTATTGCACACTTAATTAAACGTATGGGCGCAGATGTCGCTACCTTTAATGAACGCACCGGTTTAAAAGGTGTTGAAAGTGGTGATATTGTTATCGTCGCAATTGGTGAAGCCAAACACGTTAAAGCACATAACTTAAAAGAAGGTGCAATTGTAATTGATGTAGGAACTAATTTGGACAACAAACTAACCGAAACCTTAGCTGGTGATGTAGATTTTGAATCAGTGAAGGATAAAGTTTCTGCTATTACCCCAGTTCCCGGTGGTGTAGGACCAGTAACTGTAGTTTCTTTATTAAAAAACTTAATGGATATTATTAGATAG
- the pfkA gene encoding 6-phosphofructokinase yields MKKIAILTSGGDAPGMNTALCAIAKAAKANGLEAYLVKEGYKGLYNDEIIHSDDIDLDAYINQGGTCIYSARFPEFKELPYRIKAAENLKKRGIEALIVIGGDGSYKGAQLLHELGVKTIGLPGTIDNDIASSDFTIGYDTALNTIVEAIDHVRDTARSHRRIMIVEVMGNNCGDLALYSGLATGAEIIATSEYTLSVEDIVAKAVELTKQPNRRSIIIVVSEKRYDIQKLQDAIQAATNWQTRTNPLNHIQRGGRPTASERVLASMLGIKAVELLLDNKSGLAVGVINNLVQAFPILEALSMQNNSKAKAITRAIKYNKHNQY; encoded by the coding sequence ATGAAAAAAATTGCTATCTTAACTTCTGGTGGCGACGCACCAGGAATGAACACTGCTTTATGTGCAATCGCAAAAGCAGCTAAGGCAAATGGTTTAGAAGCTTATTTAGTTAAAGAAGGTTATAAGGGTTTATATAACGATGAGATCATCCATTCTGATGATATTGATTTAGATGCTTATATCAACCAAGGTGGTACCTGCATTTATTCGGCACGTTTTCCGGAGTTTAAAGAATTACCATATCGCATTAAAGCTGCTGAAAATCTTAAAAAACGCGGAATTGAAGCATTAATCGTTATCGGTGGAGACGGAAGTTATAAAGGAGCACAATTATTGCATGAATTAGGTGTTAAAACCATTGGACTTCCCGGAACTATTGATAATGATATTGCATCTAGTGATTTTACTATTGGGTATGATACTGCTTTAAATACCATTGTGGAAGCCATAGACCACGTGCGTGATACTGCGCGTAGTCATAGACGGATCATGATAGTAGAAGTAATGGGAAATAATTGCGGAGATTTAGCACTATATAGCGGTTTGGCAACCGGTGCTGAAATTATTGCTACATCCGAATACACTTTAAGTGTTGAAGATATTGTTGCAAAGGCAGTAGAATTAACTAAACAACCAAACCGTCGTAGCATTATTATTGTAGTTTCTGAAAAACGCTATGATATTCAAAAACTACAAGATGCAATTCAAGCAGCTACTAATTGACAAACCCGCACCAATCCTTTAAATCACATCCAACGTGGCGGTAGACCAACCGCTTCAGAACGTGTTTTAGCAAGTATGCTTGGAATTAAGGCTGTGGAATTATTATTAGATAATAAATCAGGCTTAGCAGTCGGAGTTATTAATAATTTAGTTCAAGCATTCCCAATTTTAGAAGCCTTATCAATGCAAAATAATTCAAAAGCTAAGGCAATAACTAGAGCTATCAAATACAACAAACACAACCAATACTAA